A single Aspergillus puulaauensis MK2 DNA, chromosome 7, nearly complete sequence DNA region contains:
- a CDS encoding uncharacterized protein (COG:S;~EggNog:ENOG410PYYM;~InterPro:IPR004360,IPR037523,IPR029068;~PFAM:PF13669,PF00903) has translation MDHRPQSPTAALCTPSFVMAQRIPNRPLNHVAVSVPDIDAFVQWYTRVFGFQQMGTISLVKRSEWPDNPFFNIYPDNLNEYKIAYLATGNAASLEVMQFIDPAPIPPPEFFQYNRQGFFHICVTDPDPGSLANTAAEAGGRIIGEVIEIAGSDCAYVADPWGNIVEILSMSFERLVTSVST, from the exons ATGGATCACCGTCCTCAGTCTCCCACTGCAGCACTCTGCACTCCCAGCTTCGTTATGGCTCAA CGAATCCCCAACCGCCCTCTCAACCACGTTGCTGTCTCGGTGCCCGACATCGACGCCTTTGTGCAATGGTACACTCGCGTCTTTGGCTTCCAGCAGATGGGAACCATCTCTCTCGTGAAACGATCCGAGTGGCCTGACAATCccttctttaatatctacCCAGACAATCTCAACGAGTATAAGATCGCCTACCTGGCCACCGGCAACGCGGCCAGTCTGGAGGTCATGCAGTTCATCGATCCAGCGCCCATTCCTCCGCCCGAGTTCTTTCAGTACAACCGACAAGGCTTTTTCCATATTTGCGTCACAGATCCCGATCCAGGAAGCCTGGCAAATACGGCAGCTGAGGCTGGAGGACGCATTATTGGGGAGGTGATCGAGATTGCAGGGAGCGACTGTGCCTATGTTGCCGACCCCTGGGGGAATATCGTCGAGATTCTAAGTATGAGCTTCGAGCGACTTGTTACTAGCGTTTCTACCTGA
- a CDS encoding M20 family metallopeptidase (COG:E;~EggNog:ENOG410PJ40;~InterPro:IPR017144,IPR002933,IPR011650,IPR017439, IPR036264;~MEROPS:MER0014418;~PFAM:PF01546,PF07687;~go_function: GO:0016787 - hydrolase activity [Evidence IEA]): MAILNPTIEQVKASVDAALEAANVSLRALNKNIWSNPETAYEEHRAHDTICKFLEEKGFTVTRHAFGLDTSFEARSGSGGRLVNFNAEYDALPDIGHACGHNLITTSSVAAFLALSAVLKQYNIPGRTQLLGTPAEENGGGKAKLIDAGAYNGVDISLMAHAGPKELFPGVVSDGCAGVLMNARKEIHCEFTGISAHAGGNPWDGVNALDALVGAYNNMAMLRQQMKPDERVHCAFLDTPKVANVIPAFTKAYWQIRSPSLKGLNALMSRARRCIEAGASASGCEVNIVEKELYADIKLNDTLCALYQTHMGTYGRNVLKSHEKVLTGSSDIGNVSYIMPTLHTMFAIPAADGAFPHHPTFAAAAGTDGAHEEALVVGKSLGMIGWEMITNESLFEQARSQWQKCVKEQ, encoded by the exons ATGGCCATCCTCAACCCTACTATCGAGCAAGTAAAGGCGTCTGTTGACGCGGCGCTGGAAGCGGCGAATGTTTCCCTACGCGCTCTCAACAAGAAT ATCTGGTCCAACCCCGAAACCGCATACGAGGAGCACAGAGCACACGATACAATCTGCAAATTTCTCGAGGAAAAGGGCTTCACAGTAACCCGACACGCATTCGGGCTCGACACCTCCTTCGAGGCCAGAAGTGGCTCTGGCGGCCGTCTGGTCAACTTCAACGCCGAATACGATGCGCTGCCCGACATTGGGCATGCCTGTGGCCATAACCTCATCACAACCAGCAGTGTTGCAGCCTTTCTAGCACTGTCGGCGGTTCTCAAGCAATATAATATCCCCGGTCGCACCCAGCTGTTGGGCACCCCCGCAGAGGAAAATGGTGGCGGCAAGGCCAAGCTGATTGATGCTGGTGCTTACAATGGAGTGGATATATCATTAATGGC TCACGCAGGGCCGAAAGAGCTCTTCCCTGGCGTGGTTTCAGACGGATGCGCTGGTGTATTGATGAACGCACGCAAGGAAATCCACTGCGAGTTCACAGGCATCAGTGCCCACGCTGGTGGCAATCCCTGGGACGGAGTCAATGCCCTTGACGCCCTGGTCGGCGCGTATAACAACATGGCGATGCTGCGCCAGCAAATGAAGCCGGACGAGAGAGTCCACTGCGCTTTCCTTGATACACCCAAGGTCGCGAATGTCATACCGGCGTTCACAAAGGCCTACTGGCAGATTCGCTCTCCGTCATTAAAAGGACTGAATGCATTGATGTCCAGGGCGCGCAGGTGTATCGAGGCCGGGGCTTCAGCATCAGGGTGCGAGGTCAACATTGTCGA GAAAGAGCTGTATGCCGACATCAAGCTCAATGACACCCTCTGTGCTCTATACCAGACACACATGGGCACGTACGGGCGCAATGTTCTCAAAAGCCACGAAAAGGTCCTGACTGGGTCTTCTGATATCG GCAATGTCAGCTACATTATGCCCACCCTGCATACGATGTTTGCCATCCCAGCCGCGGACGGTGCTTTTCCTCACCATCCCAcgtttgctgctgctgctggaacAGACGGCGCCCACGAGGAAGCGCTGGTGGTGGGCAAGAGTCTGGGGATGATCGGGTGGGAAATGATCACAAACGAATCGCTGTTTGAGCAGGCCAGAAGCCAGTGGCAGAAATGCGTGAAGGAGCAGTAG
- a CDS encoding uncharacterized protein (COG:G;~EggNog:ENOG410QDJA;~InterPro:IPR020846,IPR011701,IPR036259;~PFAM:PF07690;~TransMembrane:12 (i85-102o131-149i156-174o186-206i218-237o249-269i319-343o355-378i383-403o409-432i444-466o478-499i);~go_function: GO:0022857 - transmembrane transporter activity [Evidence IEA];~go_process: GO:0055085 - transmembrane transport [Evidence IEA]), translated as MLLICRRPARTKDAVSSRIPPSNYTTQHNPIMHTHSRRTSKDMPVDDAGEAKPYLEELETQDADLGQMMEVAATPEEERRVVRKLDMILIPMMGLCYMMQYMDKLALSQATLFNLREDLNLQGSDYSWTSAVFYFGYLGWSWPSSYLMVRLPLGKYLTACVLTWGGVLMCHAGAKNFGGLMTARFFLGVGEAAIAPGFALITGMLYKREEQPARQAAWFLGNCIATVIGGVVAYGIGTVEGTAVNSWQLLFLVLGTITAGMVLWLVFLLPDSPKKIVFLTKKERAIIIQRTVANKTGMMDTGAFKMGQAWQALRDPQTWFLVLYQFCVNLWNGGVTSFSSIIINSFGFSHLKSLLMQMPMGGAQVVFLVLSAAIATWFPRARIVTMIINTLVSLVGMLLVWQLDEDNQVGRMVGLTLGAVFAVNIPLSLSVISSNVAGFTKRSVTSALMFVAYCVGNIIGPQLFLTSEEPAYPTGMKAAVSGLALGAFFLLCLLLYYIFENRRRDAKYGPPTQLTEEEERAHALSNKTDLELESFRYLI; from the exons ATGCTGCTCATTTGCCGACGGCCTGCGCGTACAAAAGATGCTGTCTCCAGCCGCATACCTCCCAGCAACTACACAACCCAGCACAATCCGATAATGCACACCCATTCCAGACGGACCTCCAAGGACATGCCAGTCGACGATGCAGGGGAGGCAAAGCCCTACCTCGAAGAATTGGAAACCCAAGATGCCGACTTGGGccagatgatggaggtggcTGCAACGCCCGAAGAGGAGCGCCGCGTAGTTCGCAAACTGGATATGAT TTTAATCCCCATGATGGGTCTCTGCTACATGATGCAGTACATGGACAAGCTGGCTCTGAGTCAAGCAACCCTGTTCAACCTCCGAGAAGACCTC AACCTCCAGGGCTCGGATTACTCGTGGACGTCGGCCGTTTTCTACTTTGGATATCTTGGATGGAGTTGGCCCAGCAGCTACCTGATGGTTCGCCTGCCGCTGGGGAAATACCTCACTGCCTGCGTCTTGACCTGGGGAGGCGTCCTGATGTGCCACGCCGGAGCAAAGAACTTTGGAGGCCTGATGACCGCGAGGTTCTTCCTGGGCGTCGGCGAGGCGGCCATCGCTCCAGGGTTTGCCCTTATTACTGGGATGCTATACAAACGAGAGGAGCAGCCAGCACG ACAAGCCGCCTGGTTCCTGGGTAACTGCATCGCCACAGTGATCGGGGGAGTCGTGGCCTACGGCATTGGCACGGTCGAAGGGACTGCAGTCAACAGCTGGcagctgctcttcctcgttctcggGACTATAACAGCCGGGATGGTGCTCTGGCTAGTCTTCCTGCTGCCAGACTCGCCCAAGAAGATCGTCTTCCTCACGAAGAAAGAGCGGGCAATTATCATCCAGCGTACAGTGGCTAACAAGACCGGCATGATGGACACCGGCGCATTCAAGATGGGCCAGGCCTGGCAAGCCCTGCGCGATCCCCAGACGTGGTTTCTGGTGTTGTATCAGTTCTGCGTTAACCTGTGGAACGGCGGCGTTACCAGT TTCTCGTCGATTATCATCAACAGCTTCGGCTTTAGTCACTTGAAATCCCTCCTCATGCAGATGCCCATGGGCGGTGCTCAGGTTGTCTTTTTGGTTCTGAGTGCTGCCATCGCGACCTGGTTTCCTCGAGCTCGCATTGTCACCATGATAATCAACACGCTGGTCTCGCTGGTGGGCATGTTGCTGGTCTGGCAGTTGGACGAAGACAACCAGGTCGGTCGCATGGTCGGGCTGACCCTTGGAGCTGTCTTTGCTGTCAATATTCCGCTATCGCTGAGTGTCATCAGCTCGAATGTCGCTGGCTTCACAAAGCGCAGTGTCACCAGTGCGTTGATGTTTGTTGCGTACTGTGTGGGAAACATTATCGGGCCCCAGCTCTTTCTGACCTCGGAGGAGCCAGCCTACCCT ACTGGCATGAAAGCGGCCGTCTCTGGTTTGGCACTGGGcgccttcttcctgctctgccTGTTGCTCTACTACATCTTCGAGAACCGACGCCGCGATGCTAAGTATGGACCACCGACTCAGCTtacagaagaggaggagcgtgCTCATGCATTGTCGAACAAGACGGACTTGGAGCTTGAGAGCTTTCGTTATTTGATTTAG
- a CDS encoding uncharacterized protein (COG:F,Q;~EggNog:ENOG410PM13;~InterPro:IPR011059,IPR006680,IPR032466;~PFAM:PF01979;~go_function: GO:0016787 - hydrolase activity [Evidence IEA];~go_function: GO:0016810 - hydrolase activity, acting on carbon-nitrogen (but not peptide) bonds [Evidence IEA]) yields MATSYILIKGATVVPMQPSRSTVLKDHDILIETSWIKAVGPNLSLPSPEDGSTAVTVDATNCIITPGFVNGHHHMWQHLLRGLTLDWSLFGYACHLRMVYGSLYTAEDVGVANYAAAMSLLNNGITTVLDHCHVVNSPEHADAAVKGLKDSRIRGTFCYGFYQNPPVPGEPESAATDAFDQAARFEDALRVRREHFPSNDLGEALLTFGVALDDPTNLSPEENVRGLEVARKLEPRITTAHASVVSHGEPKPEIVQQLEDAGMMGSDLVLSHGVWFTSDELEAVRRSGAGVVGTPDTELQMGMGYPIVWKASDLGCRTGLGLDITSNQGNDFVAQMRLTLQAQRAREYDQTVQTGLRRKTADVLHMATLGGAEAMQMESIVGSIVPGKKADLIFFRCDDIETVPVLDPIATVVFHASPKNIDTVIVDGNIVKQDGRLTQLDWPSLQKQVQSRSERLREEAARVDMTSAETRFQAVFQRVMHG; encoded by the coding sequence ATGGCGACTTCGTATATCCTGATCAAAGGGGCAACTGTGGTCCCCATGCAGCCATCACGCAGCACCGTCCTCAAAGACCACGACATTCTGATAGAAACCTCATGGATCAAAGCTGTAGGCCCGAATCTTTCTCTGCCGAGTCCCGAAGACGGCAGTACAGCAGTCACGGTCGACGCCACGAACTGCATTATCACCCCCGGCTTCGTCAACGGGCACCACCACATGTGGCAGCATCTCCTGCGTGGCCTCACCCTGGATTGGTCTCTCTTCGGATATGCCTGCCACCTGCGAATGGTCTACGGGAGTCTGTATACGGCGGAAGATGTCGGCGTCGCCAACTATGCAGCTGCGATGAGTCTGCTGAATAATGGGATTACAACTGTGCTCGATCACTGCCACGTTGTGAACTCGCCGGAACATGCTGATGCAGCAGTCAAGGGCTTAAAAGATTCCAGAATTAGGGGGACATTTTGCTATGGGTTTTACCAAAACCCACCTGTTCCTGGCGAGCCTGAGAGTGCAGCTACTGATGCCTTTGATCAGGCCGCGAGGTTTGAGGATGCGCTCCGGGTGCGACGCGAACATTTCCCAAGCAATGATCTTGGCGAGGCACTTCTTACCTTTGGAGTTGCTCTGGACGATCCGACGAACCTGTCGCCCGAGGAAAATGTCAGGGGGTTGGAGGTTGCGAGGAAGTTGGAGCCTCGAATTACCACAGCGCATGCTTCAGTCGTGTCCCATGGTGAGCCGAAACCTGAGATCgtgcagcagcttgaggaTGCCGGGATGATGGGATCGGACCTCGTTTTGAGCCATGGGGTTTGGTTTACGAGCGACGAGCTGGAGGCCGTGCGAAGGTCTGGAGCAGGCGTTGTGGGCACACCAGACACGGAGCTGCAGATGGGCATGGGGTATCCCATCGTGTGGAAGGCCAGTGACCTGGGATGTCGAACCGGCCTTGGACTGGATATCACTTCTAACCAGGGAAACGACTTTGTCGCGCAGATGCGACTGACGCTCCAAGCACAACGAGCGCGCGAGTATGACCAGACGGTGCAGACGGGCCTGCGCAGAAAGACAGCAGACGTGCTGCATATGGCGACTCTGGGAGGCGCAGAggcgatgcagatggagtCAATAGTTGGGTCCATAGTGCCTGGAAAAAAGGCCGATTTGATCTTCTTTCGATGCGATGATATCGAGACAGTGCCGGTCTTGGACCCTATTGCAACGGTGGTCTTCCATGCATCGCCAAAGAACATCGACACCGTGATTGTCGATGGGAACATCGTCAAGCAGGACGGCCGTCTAACCCAGCTGGACTGGCCATCGCTACAGAAGCAGGTACAAAGCAGGTCTGAACGACtgagggaggaggcagcaaGGGTCGACATGACCAGTGCAGAGACTCGCTTCCAAGCGGTATTTCAGCGGGTGATGCACGGTTAG